From the genome of Trichosurus vulpecula isolate mTriVul1 chromosome 6, mTriVul1.pri, whole genome shotgun sequence:
ATCAGAACATCAGAACCGTGAAGGTCCTGACACTCGGGAATGAGATGGCTTCTTGCTGAATGACCCACTTAGGTAGGATGAGCAGAGGCCTTTGCAAGTTCTGAGAGGAAGGCAAGGTGTTTTCTTCCCAGAGGATGATGCTGGATTGCGGGAttagaagaaaggggagaagtcAGAGGCCGAGCAGAGCCCGGAAGCCCCCTGCCGACCAGACCGGAGGCCCCTTCTTGGGGGTGGAGTAGAGGGAGGGGCTAAGCAGAGCAGGACACCTTAAAAGGCCTCCGCAGCTCCGGGCTACCATCTGCTGCTACCAGAGCTCCGGGGGAAGAGCAACATTCTCTGTGCTCTCCTGAGGGCAGAAGGATccgagaaggaaggaagcagacgCCTAGGAACATGGATGCAGGAGCCAGCTTGGAAAACGGCGGGCGCAGGGGTCGGACCTGGCGCTGTCTGGAGGCCGCTTCCCCAGGCGGGAAAGGGGCCGGGAAGCACACCGCGAACCTGCTGCTGGACCGCGAGCCGCACGTCCTGAAGCTGGGCGAGAGCTTCGCCAAGAGGCCCAAGTCCCTCTACCACACCATCCGCTATGATGTGAAACCAGAAGCCACAGGCACTTCAGGTGATGGAGAACTCCAGCTTGGAAAAGGAGATGAAGTCACAATTACGCTACCACGCGTTGCTGGATCGACGCCTGCGACGACTGTGTTCAAAGGCAACAAAAGACCATATGAGACAGACTGTGTTCTCATCATCAATCACGACACTGGGGAATACGTGCTGGAAAAACTCTGTAGCCGCATCCAGGTCAAGAAGATGAGAACCGAGGGAAGCGGCGGAATCCAGGctcggaagcaacaacagctccCTGCTGGGGCACCATTTCGAGCCCCAGTGAAAGCACCGGTTGAACCCAAAGCCCCTCCTGTGCAAGGCGACCTTTCAGCTGAACTCCAATTGGATGACTTTAAGAGACTGCTGAGAGCAGAGACGGAAGTCCTGGAAGAGAGGAGCAGCGGCAGCGGGAGCAGCTCGTCCGACTCCGACAGCTCCCGGGACAGCGAAGGGGACGAGCCGGCCGCCCGGGCCGCCCCCTCCCAGCCTCCTCACCAGCACCTCAGTCCCAGAAACCCTGTGGCCAAGGGCCCCGGCCGGCCTCGGGGAAACCAGGAGCTGATGGACATCCTGCGAAATGACTTACGATTGAGTGACTCTGGCAGTGACAGCGATGACGAGCGGACGAGCTTCCTGCCTCCGTCTCTTTGCTAGGAGATCACGTGGAGGCAGCGGGCCGCGAGCAGAGAGCTCACCACCAAGGAGAGCGCTAGGACATTAGTGAGCTCTGAGGCGCTGCCACCAGCCCGAGCAGGAGGGCTCTCGTATACATTACGGCAATGCCTTTGGACAAGCTTGACCTGCATCTGCAGAGTCCATAACTGGGGTGGTTTTGGTTAACGGGGTGGATGGAAAGCATGGacggttggggggagggaggattttGGTTGTTCAGAGGCTGAACGGTAGACATCCTTGGCTCTCACGACTTTGGACGTGTCATCTTCATTGACGAAGCAAATGGCTTGGTCTGTGGCGCAAAAGGAGCACCCCCAAAGTGTGTTAAAGCCTCTTGGAACTATTGCCCACGTGAAAACAAAGGCTGTAGCCTGTCTTGTCTAATTAGGTCTGACCTGATAGGCCAGTGAAGACAGAGGCAGGCGTAGACTCAGAAGTACAAAATACATCGTGCACGATACTGCAAGTGACTTTCTctttatttgaactcatgttgAAATGGCCAAGAAAGTGACGTGTGATCATCGAAACTAATGGGAATAAAGTCTATCTTCTATATACTCAGGGACCTAAAAGATTCATCCCATCAAACCTTACCCCCCCAAAGTAGTACACAACACAGGGAGGCTTAGAGAGGCAGAtgcacacagctagttaatagcAGAGATGGGAGGGAAACCCAAGGCTCCAGTACTTTCTGTATTGTACCATAGCACCTCCccttctatttcatcaaatatttactgaacaccTACCTACTACTGTGTGCAGAGCTTAGGGAGGTAGCAAAACTCATGATCTGTGCACATAGAGCAATGACATACACATTGGCGCTTTGGACCTAAACTCTGAAAGTCATCAGTACCATTTTACCCCTAGTTTGAACATGGGACAGTGATATTTGGCTCTGGACAGGACAGAAGAACCCCAAGTGTGGGTGCACTGACTGGACGAAGGTGGAGGTTTGAGGAGTTAGTCGAGAAGGGAAAACCATGAGTCGATGTTCATCTTGCATTGTTCATAATTGGTTCAGGGGATTTTCAAAGGAATGGgttcttttttcaaagaaatcacaggaatgTCTCAGTAGGAAGCTTTGAAAGTTGTGATCACTGagcaagacaactttgaaaatgTACTCGGGACCAAAGTGGTGATTGGGCAATGCCAATGGCAAGTGATGCTCATTCTATTCGTCTTTTACTTCAAGCTGCTCCCCACTTTCCAAATTGTCACCTCCCATACCACATCGGAATCATTCTATTTTTACTATAACCTAATATATGTTCGTGTAAGAATATTCCTCTCAAAACAACATATGAATATGTCACCAATGCGTGTGCACACCCGCGCGCgcgcattcacacacacacacacacatgcacacatcctACTGGATCTGTTATCTTAATCAAGGAGAAGGGATTGTGGAGTTTGAAGTTTTCCCATTGCCAAGGACAGGCAAATAGAAACACCACACACAGAAAAACATGACATTGCTAGAAAAAGGCAACTAAGGGATAAGTAGTTTAGGTTTCAGCTACAAATTCCAAGTTTACTGGCATCCAGACCCTCCTGCAACTGAACATGACACAGCAAGAGACTTTCTATTGTTTGAACTCATGTTGAAATGATCAATAAAGTGATGTATGATTATGAAAACCAATGGGAAGAAAGTCTGTCTTCTTTATACTTAGTATCAAAAAATGTATCCCATCAAACCTTACCACCCAAAGTAATACACAGCACAGGGCAAAAGAGGTTTGGACTGGGGAGTCCTAATGCAAACCAAGAGGGAATTGAGCTTTCTGAGGAGGCATTCTGCTGCAAATTGGTTGTGTGACCGTGTccaagtcacttctctgtcaaATGAAGTCATTGCCCTCTGGAAGGTCATTTCTAGCCAAACTGAGCTAGAGTCAAAGATGCTGTTGTATTCTGTTCTTCCCAGTTCCTTTCATAAGTGAGAGTGCTAAGAGGCAAAGGAGACAGAGTATCTGAGGATGGGGAAAAAGAATGTGTTGGGCAGCTGAACATCAAAAGGGTTCTTGATAGCAtctgggcagggtggggggggggttcttaacctcttttgtgaatgaacccctttggcagcctcATAAACCCTATGCATCCTTTCTCAGGATAAAGTTTgaaaataatgaaggaaatgctaagtcTCAATTAGAGGTCAGTGAACCTAATGGTGTATTGCCCCTCAGCCCAACCCAGTTAAGTGCAGGAATCTCTCATGGAGCTCAGCTTGAGATGTTTAACCATGATCTTTCTGGGTCTCTCCCAATGCTAACCTTCCATAATCCCTTGAATTCAGCAACTCTCTCTAGAGCCATGAAAGCCTCCTTCTTCCTGGGGACACTCCTTTATGCCTCATGTAAAATGTCACGCATATCTTTTTGCTCACAGCTCTCTGACTgggagccctggacttggagtgcAAAAACTGGGCTTAGTCCCACCTTCAATGGTTTCTTTCTGAGCTGCtgggggcaagtcactcagttcgAAGAGCCTCAATACACTTTTGACTACAAGACCAGGGCTCGATTAAACCACGACTTCTTCATCGGGAGCCCAGGGTTCCCGGGGGCtccatggacagatttcaggggagTCTGTGaatctggatttttaaaaaatgcgtCTTGATTTCCACTGACAGCTAACAGAAACTTGGCATTTccctcaattatttaaaaaaacacaatatGGATcaaggatccataggcttcaccagactgccaaatcggaccatgacaaaaaaaagggaaagaatcatTGGATAAAATAATCTCTAAAGTTGTTCCAGTCTAAAGTCTCTGATCCAAGTGAAATATGCCCCTAGTGAAGCATCTGAGAATGGCTCATCTTGAAAGCGGGGATGTGGGGGAGAATCAGCAACCGAGCTAGGTTGTATGACTGTCCATTAATCCCAGAGTGGGTCCGAGTTCATGGCCCTGACCTTCATCGGCAACCCAAAGGAACCTGGCAAGAGGAATGCTGGGCAGCACGATGTGAAGGGGAGAAACTGAGTGAGAGCAAGG
Proteins encoded in this window:
- the LOC118854723 gene encoding ELL-associated factor 1-like, yielding MDAGASLENGGRRGRTWRCLEAASPGGKGAGKHTANLLLDREPHVLKLGESFAKRPKSLYHTIRYDVKPEATGTSGDGELQLGKGDEVTITLPRVAGSTPATTVFKGNKRPYETDCVLIINHDTGEYVLEKLCSRIQVKKMRTEGSGGIQARKQQQLPAGAPFRAPVKAPVEPKAPPVQGDLSAELQLDDFKRLLRAETEVLEERSSGSGSSSSDSDSSRDSEGDEPAARAAPSQPPHQHLSPRNPVAKGPGRPRGNQELMDILRNDLRLSDSGSDSDDERTSFLPPSLC